The DNA segment AACAGCTTGGCCAGGCCGCCCGCGCCGCCGCGGCTGAAGTTGCCAAGGCATCGACGGCTGCCAAGAACACGGCGCTGCTGGCGATGGCGCAAGCCGTGCGCGAGCGCCGCGACGAACTGTGCGCCGCGAATGCCGCCGACGTTGCGCAAGCACGGCAGGAAGGTCTCGATGCCGCCATGATCGAGCGCCTTACGCTCAATGCTAAAGGCATTGAAACGATGGCGCAGGGACTGGAGCAGGTCGCGGCCTTGCCCGACCCGGTCGGCGAAATCACCGATCTCAAGCGGCGTCCCTCCGGCATCCAGGTTGGCAAGATGCGCGTGCCGATTGGCGTGGTCGGCATCATCTACGAAGCGCGGCCCAACGTTACGGCGGATGCCGCGGCGCTCTGCCTCAAGTCCGGCAACGCGGCGATCCTGCGCGGCGGCAGGGAGGCACTGCGTTCCAATCAGGCCATCGCCGCCTGCGTGCGCGAGGGCTTGAAGGCGGCGGGTCTGCCCGAAACCGTTGTGCAGGTGATTGAAACCACCGACCGCGCCGCGGTCGGCCATCTGGTGGCGATGCCGCAATATGTCGATGTAATTGTGCCGCGCGGCGGCAAGGGCTTGATCGAGCGCGTCAGCGCCGAGGCGCGCGTGCCGGTGATCAAGCATCTCGACGGCAACTGCCACGTCTATGTCGATGACGCGGCTGACGCGGCAAAGGCGTTGCGCATCGTCGAAAACGCCAAGACTCAGCGCCTCGGTACTTGCAACACGGCTGAGTCGCTGCTGATCGCTCGCAGCGTGGCCAGTGCGCAATTGCCGAAAATTGCCAACATGCTGATTGGCAAAGGGGTCGAAATCCGCGGCTGCGCCGAAACGCAGAAGCTGGTGCCGGCGGCAAAAGCCGCGACGGAAGAGGACTATTACACCGAGTATCTCGCCGCAATCATTTCCGTGAAAGTCGTCGTTGACGTGAGCGAGGCCATCACCCACATCAACAAATATTCGTCGCAGCACACCGATGCCATCGTCACGGAAAACTACACCCATGCGATGCGCTTCCTGCGCGAGGTGGACTCGGCCTCGGTGATGGTGAATGCCTCGACGCGCTTCGCCGATGGCTTCGAATACGGCCTTGG comes from the Georgfuchsia toluolica genome and includes:
- a CDS encoding glutamate-5-semialdehyde dehydrogenase; translation: MDIQNYMQQLGQAARAAAAEVAKASTAAKNTALLAMAQAVRERRDELCAANAADVAQARQEGLDAAMIERLTLNAKGIETMAQGLEQVAALPDPVGEITDLKRRPSGIQVGKMRVPIGVVGIIYEARPNVTADAAALCLKSGNAAILRGGREALRSNQAIAACVREGLKAAGLPETVVQVIETTDRAAVGHLVAMPQYVDVIVPRGGKGLIERVSAEARVPVIKHLDGNCHVYVDDAADAAKALRIVENAKTQRLGTCNTAESLLIARSVASAQLPKIANMLIGKGVEIRGCAETQKLVPAAKAATEEDYYTEYLAAIISVKVVVDVSEAITHINKYSSQHTDAIVTENYTHAMRFLREVDSASVMVNASTRFADGFEYGLGAEIGISTDKFHARGPVGLEGLTSQKWIVLGDGEVRG